From the Phycisphaerae bacterium genome, one window contains:
- a CDS encoding ferritin: protein MNKKIENAFNKQINAELYSSYLYLAMSAWLESKNFKGMAHWMRAQAAEEQAHALKFYDFIHDRQGRVKLAAIDEPPAEWISPAAVFKDAYEHECKVSALIHGLVDLAAAEKDHAASSFLQWFVNEQVEEEAHASEIAEKLNMIGDSRGPIFMIDSELGKRGN from the coding sequence ATGAACAAGAAGATCGAGAATGCGTTTAACAAGCAAATCAACGCGGAGTTGTACTCCTCATACCTCTATTTGGCTATGTCGGCCTGGTTGGAATCCAAGAACTTCAAGGGCATGGCCCACTGGATGCGTGCCCAGGCTGCCGAGGAGCAGGCCCACGCCCTGAAGTTTTATGACTTCATCCACGACCGGCAAGGCCGCGTGAAGCTGGCGGCCATCGACGAACCCCCGGCCGAATGGATATCGCCGGCGGCGGTTTTCAAGGATGCCTACGAGCACGAGTGCAAGGTCTCGGCTCTGATTCACGGCCTGGTCGATCTGGCGGCCGCCGAGAAGGACCACGCCGCCTCAAGCTTCCTGCAATGGTTCGTCAACGAGCAGGTGGAAGAGGAGGCCCACGCATCGGAGATCGCTGAGAAGCTGAACATGATCGGCGACAGCAGGGGCCCGATCTTCATGATCGACTCCGAACTGGGAAAACGCGGCAACTGA
- a CDS encoding chemotaxis protein CheX encodes MDVRYINPFIGAVKHVFRTMLGTDIMISKPRLRAPDESNADVSAVIGFSGDAAGCVILCFRTDAAVKTASKFAGNELTPQHPDFSDALGELANMVAGQAKAQFEGLSVSISLPSVIIGRDHEVLQSKITPRLVIPCDSPLGRFAVEVAMVVEKKTGATASAPVAAVAG; translated from the coding sequence ATGGACGTGAGATACATCAATCCCTTCATCGGGGCGGTCAAGCACGTGTTCAGGACGATGCTGGGCACGGACATCATGATCAGCAAGCCGCGTCTGAGGGCTCCCGACGAGTCGAATGCCGATGTCTCGGCGGTGATCGGTTTCTCGGGGGACGCGGCCGGTTGCGTCATCCTGTGCTTCCGCACGGACGCCGCTGTCAAGACGGCTTCGAAATTCGCGGGAAATGAACTGACACCTCAACATCCCGATTTCTCGGATGCTTTGGGAGAACTCGCGAACATGGTGGCCGGACAGGCCAAGGCCCAGTTCGAGGGTCTCTCAGTCAGCATCTCATTGCCGAGCGTGATCATCGGGCGCGACCACGAGGTGCTCCAGTCGAAGATCACCCCCCGGCTGGTGATTCCCTGTGACAGCCCGCTCGGCCGGTTCGCGGTCGAGGTGGCGATGGTGGTTGAGAAGAAGACGGGGGCAACGGCGTCGGCGCCGGTGGCTGCCGTGGCTGGCTGA
- a CDS encoding response regulator, with protein MRILLVDDSRTIRNIQKNVLAQLGHTDISEAGDGVEALKIIAEKRPDLVLIDWNMPNMDGITLVRKIRETDKSMPLMMCTTEAEKARVLEAIKAGVNNYVVKPFTAETLAEKINATLAKSQQAAHA; from the coding sequence ATGAGAATACTGCTGGTCGATGATTCCAGGACTATCCGAAACATTCAGAAGAATGTGCTCGCCCAGCTCGGACACACGGATATCAGCGAGGCCGGTGACGGCGTCGAGGCTCTGAAGATCATTGCCGAGAAGCGGCCCGATCTGGTGCTGATTGACTGGAACATGCCCAACATGGACGGTATCACGCTTGTCCGCAAGATACGCGAAACGGACAAGAGCATGCCTCTGATGATGTGCACCACCGAAGCGGAGAAGGCCAGAGTGCTCGAGGCCATTAAGGCCGGGGTCAACAACTACGTCGTCAAGCCGTTCACTGCAGAAACCCTGGCGGAAAAAATCAACGCCACGCTGGCCAAGAGCCAGCAAGCGGCTCACGCGTGA
- a CDS encoding sigma-70 family RNA polymerase sigma factor: MRSQAANKTQNTNRSAKNPWYAPDPRIRSKAAVRDALNVVDFIRTGTGMPEKPSDHQLFIAMHTCAYMANKSLRDAGGEHAAWTERWFMIREYIVQQNLGLAYSMMSRFNTRLIDEDDLLSDAMLGLTRAVDRYNPWRGYRFSTYACNVIVRALMRRGKRERNRRRLFPVQYEVSLEQPDSLPDTERELYVERLSQVLRNNMGQLTDLETRVLAQRFTGEHHDRSTFQEIGEMVGLSKERVRQIQNIAIRKLRQALAADPVLQ; the protein is encoded by the coding sequence ATGAGATCACAAGCAGCAAACAAGACCCAAAACACCAATCGTTCGGCAAAGAATCCCTGGTATGCACCTGATCCACGGATTCGCAGCAAGGCAGCCGTTCGTGATGCACTGAACGTGGTCGATTTCATACGCACGGGCACTGGCATGCCGGAAAAACCGAGCGATCATCAACTGTTCATCGCCATGCACACGTGTGCCTATATGGCCAATAAGTCGCTGCGCGACGCCGGCGGCGAGCATGCAGCCTGGACCGAGCGGTGGTTCATGATCCGTGAGTACATCGTTCAGCAGAACCTCGGGCTGGCCTATTCGATGATGAGCCGTTTCAACACGCGCTTGATTGACGAGGATGATCTGCTGAGCGACGCGATGCTGGGCTTAACACGAGCAGTGGACCGGTACAACCCCTGGCGGGGATACCGCTTCAGCACCTATGCGTGCAACGTCATCGTCAGGGCCCTGATGCGACGGGGCAAGCGGGAACGCAACCGGCGCCGACTGTTCCCGGTCCAATACGAAGTCTCGCTGGAGCAACCCGACAGCCTGCCCGACACCGAGCGGGAGCTGTATGTCGAACGTCTCAGCCAGGTGCTGCGGAACAACATGGGCCAATTGACCGATTTGGAGACTCGCGTTCTGGCTCAGCGTTTCACGGGCGAGCATCACGATCGTTCGACTTTTCAGGAAATCGGTGAGATGGTGGGGCTCAGTAAGGAACGTGTACGGCAGATACAAAACATCGCCATCAGGAAACTCCGTCAGGCGCTGGCAGCCGACCCGGTCCTTCAATGA
- the tsaB gene encoding tRNA (adenosine(37)-N6)-threonylcarbamoyltransferase complex dimerization subunit type 1 TsaB, with the protein MSTMYTEACRILAIETSGRSGSVALATGGGQIVAAAGPLGVHAHASELMPAVERMLAGAGWPGDSLTDVFVSIGPGSFTGLRVGVTVARTLSWAVGARVVAVPTLECLACNALSLIPPPMHLAVILDAKSGRVFCEAFELRNGWYAPAGDTRMDTPQAFLARCPRPLAVLGEGIAHHRQAITESGAMVLDSGLWGGKAENVVRVGVRLAEAGRYTPGGDLLPCYVRRPDPEEKWEKLHREP; encoded by the coding sequence ATGTCCACCATGTATACCGAGGCGTGTCGTATTCTCGCCATCGAAACCTCCGGCAGATCGGGTAGCGTGGCACTGGCGACGGGTGGCGGGCAGATTGTGGCGGCGGCCGGTCCGCTGGGGGTCCACGCCCACGCCTCGGAGTTGATGCCAGCAGTGGAGAGGATGCTTGCAGGCGCAGGTTGGCCGGGAGACTCGCTCACCGACGTATTTGTTTCGATCGGTCCAGGGAGCTTTACGGGCTTGCGGGTCGGCGTGACCGTGGCCCGAACGCTCTCTTGGGCGGTTGGGGCACGGGTCGTGGCCGTGCCGACGCTGGAGTGTTTGGCGTGCAACGCCTTGTCGCTTATTCCCCCGCCTATGCACCTGGCGGTTATTTTGGACGCCAAGAGCGGACGGGTGTTTTGCGAGGCCTTCGAGTTGCGGAACGGGTGGTACGCGCCTGCCGGCGACACCCGGATGGATACCCCACAGGCCTTTCTGGCCCGCTGCCCGCGTCCGCTGGCCGTTCTGGGGGAGGGGATCGCTCATCACCGACAGGCGATCACCGAAAGTGGGGCAATGGTGCTTGATTCGGGCCTGTGGGGTGGGAAGGCCGAGAATGTGGTGCGGGTTGGCGTTCGTCTGGCTGAGGCCGGCCGATATACGCCCGGCGGCGATCTGCTTCCCTGTTACGTTCGGCGTCCTGACCCGGAGGAGAAATGGGAGAAGCTTCACAGAGAACCCTGA
- a CDS encoding AAA family ATPase: MATDVKRIGELVAAESAPIRALIDEIGKVIVGQRYMIERLVIGLLSNGHVLLEGVPGLAKSLTVTTMGRAIQAKAQRIQFTPDLLPADLIGTQIYNQRTGEFTVRKGPIFANIILADEINRAPAKVQSALLEAMQERQVSIGEQTFKLDEPFLVLATQNPLEQEGTYPLPEAQVDRFLLKLKIDYPSRNEERQIVDRMSFTKPDGQVNAVIRPEDILRLRGIVDEIYVDEKIRDYIIDIVFATRDPAAAKLPELANLIEYGASPRASIALTLAAKAHAFMQGRGYVTPQDVKAIGMDVLRHRVILTYEAEAEEMGAEDVLKKVFDSIRVP; encoded by the coding sequence ATGGCGACGGATGTGAAAAGAATCGGAGAACTGGTGGCGGCCGAGAGTGCCCCGATCCGCGCGCTGATCGACGAGATCGGCAAGGTGATCGTTGGTCAGCGTTACATGATCGAGCGGCTGGTCATCGGGCTGCTTTCGAACGGGCACGTGTTACTGGAGGGCGTTCCGGGGCTGGCCAAGAGCCTGACCGTGACGACCATGGGTCGGGCCATCCAGGCGAAGGCCCAGCGGATCCAGTTCACGCCGGACCTGCTGCCGGCGGACCTGATCGGCACGCAGATCTACAACCAGCGGACCGGCGAGTTCACTGTCCGCAAGGGACCCATCTTCGCCAACATCATCCTGGCCGACGAGATCAACCGGGCACCGGCGAAGGTGCAATCGGCTCTGCTTGAGGCCATGCAGGAGCGTCAGGTGTCGATTGGCGAGCAGACCTTCAAGCTTGATGAGCCGTTTCTGGTTCTGGCCACGCAGAACCCGTTGGAGCAGGAAGGGACGTACCCGCTGCCGGAGGCCCAAGTGGACCGGTTTCTGCTCAAGCTCAAGATCGACTATCCCTCGCGCAATGAGGAACGGCAGATCGTGGACCGCATGTCGTTCACCAAGCCGGACGGGCAGGTGAACGCGGTGATACGGCCGGAGGACATTCTGCGGTTGCGGGGAATCGTGGACGAGATCTACGTGGATGAGAAGATACGCGATTACATCATTGATATCGTATTCGCGACGCGTGACCCGGCGGCGGCCAAGTTGCCCGAACTGGCGAACCTTATTGAGTATGGTGCGTCACCGCGGGCGTCGATCGCTTTGACGCTGGCGGCCAAGGCGCACGCCTTCATGCAGGGCCGCGGTTATGTCACGCCGCAGGACGTCAAGGCTATCGGCATGGACGTGCTGCGTCACCGTGTGATTCTCACCTATGAAGCTGAGGCGGAGGAGATGGGGGCGGAGGACGTCCTTAAGAAGGTGTTTGACTCGATCCGCGTACCGTAA
- a CDS encoding DUF58 domain-containing protein — protein MPTKPDTAEKTRELLKKVRRIQVRADKLVNDVIVGEYRSVFKGRGMEFDEVREYIPGDDIRSIDWNVTARTGWAHVKRYVEEREMTVILLVDVSLSGRFGSSELLKIDLATEISAVLAFSAIKSNDKIGLLIFTDRVEKFIPAKKGKRHVLRVIRELLSFEPQAGGTDVAGALEFLNKVLKRKAVVFLVSDFIDEDFERDLALTRTRHDLIPVRISDPRETSLPDVGLIELEDAETGERVVVDTRRSRIRDLFSEAGRQEQRSLTGLLRSMGADSLEISTDRPYMKDVMAFFRRRERRMKH, from the coding sequence ATGCCGACCAAGCCGGATACCGCCGAGAAGACCCGCGAGCTGCTCAAGAAGGTGCGGCGGATCCAGGTGCGCGCCGACAAACTGGTCAATGATGTCATCGTCGGCGAGTACCGTTCGGTGTTCAAGGGTCGCGGGATGGAGTTCGACGAGGTTCGCGAGTACATCCCGGGCGACGACATCCGGTCGATCGACTGGAACGTCACGGCGCGTACCGGCTGGGCTCACGTGAAGCGTTACGTCGAAGAGCGAGAGATGACCGTCATCTTGCTGGTGGACGTGAGCTTGTCGGGTCGTTTCGGAAGCTCCGAGTTGTTGAAGATCGACCTGGCGACCGAGATCAGCGCGGTGCTGGCGTTCTCGGCGATCAAGAGCAACGACAAGATCGGTCTGTTGATCTTCACTGATCGGGTTGAGAAGTTCATTCCGGCCAAGAAGGGCAAGCGTCACGTGCTTCGGGTGATTCGCGAGTTGCTCAGCTTCGAGCCGCAGGCCGGGGGGACCGACGTGGCCGGGGCGCTGGAGTTCCTCAACAAGGTGCTGAAACGCAAGGCGGTTGTGTTCCTGGTGTCGGACTTTATCGACGAGGATTTCGAGCGGGATTTGGCCCTGACTCGCACGCGGCACGACCTGATTCCGGTTCGGATCTCCGATCCGCGAGAGACATCGCTGCCGGACGTCGGGCTGATCGAACTGGAGGATGCCGAGACCGGCGAGCGGGTGGTCGTTGACACGCGGCGGAGCCGGATTCGCGACCTGTTCTCGGAGGCCGGCCGCCAGGAGCAGCGATCGTTGACCGGGCTGCTGCGGTCGATGGGTGCCGACTCGCTGGAGATTTCGACCGATCGGCCGTACATGAAGGATGTGATGGCCTTTTTCCGCCGCCGCGAGCGGAGAATGAAGCATTGA